From the Alteromonas sp. CI.11.F.A3 genome, the window AAAACTACGAAGATTTATCTGACGATACGGTAGCTGCGCCTTTTCAAGGTGAAGGTAAAAAAACCGAAGTATTCGTTCGCTTTTCATCGGTAGTACACGGTCACCTTTCGCCTGAAACGCTTCGTGATCCTCGTGGTTTCGCCGTTAAATTCTACACTGAACAAGGAAACTGGGATTTAGTAGGCAACAACTTCCCTGTGTTCTTTATTCGTGATGCAATTAAATTCCCAGATATGGTTCACGCATTTAAACCGTCTCCGGTAACGAACAAGCAAGATGCTAAGCGTGTATTCGACTTCTTCTCGCATGTTCCAGAATCTACTCACACACTAACTATGTTGTTCTCTGACTATGGTACACCTGCAAGCTACCTAAATATGGATGGTTCAGGTGTTCACGCTTTCAAATTTGTTGATGATGAAGGCAATGTGAAGTACGTGAAATTTACGTGGAAAGCGAATCAACCTATTAAAAACTTCACTGCTGAAGAAGCAATGAAACAACAGGGTATGGATTTCCAACCACACACGACTGACGTTTACACTCGCATCGGTGAGAAAGGCGAAACCGCTTCTTGGGATTTGTATTTGCAAGAACTTGAGCCAGAGCAGTTAGACGACTTCGACTTCAACCCGTTAGATACTACAAAGATCTGGCCTGAGAAGTTAGTTTCTTCACGCAAAATTGGTCGTATGGTGTTAAACCGTGTACCTGACAACTTCTTTGAAGAAACTGAGCAAGCTGCATTTGCTCCAAGTAACCTAATTCCTGGTATCGAGCCTTCAGAAGACAGAATGCTACAAGGTCGTCTGTTCTCTTATGCTGATACACAGCGCTACCGTTTAGGTGTTAACGCTTACCGTATTCCGGTAAATGCACCTAAAAATGTTGAGATTAACAACCACGAGCAACATGGCCAGCTTCGTACTACATCAACTAACCGTGATGTTAACTACCAGCCTAGCCGTCGCTTAGACTTGAATGAAGATCCAGCATACCGTTACTCAAGCAAACCGCTTGCAGGTATGACACAGCAAATTCCTTTCTACAAGGAACAGAACTTCAAACAAGCGGGTGAGTTTTTCCGTAACCTTGATAAACAAGGTCGTAAGAACTTAATCAACAACATGGGTGGTGCATTGGCATCGGTACCTGAAGAAGAAATTCGCGTCATCATCAGTGCTTTCATGTACAACGCTGATAAAGAC encodes:
- a CDS encoding catalase, translated to MLSMGLSAQADTLTRQNGAPVGDNQNSQTAGPWGPVLLQDSHLIEKLAAFDRERIPERVVHARGVGIHGYYENYEDLSDDTVAAPFQGEGKKTEVFVRFSSVVHGHLSPETLRDPRGFAVKFYTEQGNWDLVGNNFPVFFIRDAIKFPDMVHAFKPSPVTNKQDAKRVFDFFSHVPESTHTLTMLFSDYGTPASYLNMDGSGVHAFKFVDDEGNVKYVKFTWKANQPIKNFTAEEAMKQQGMDFQPHTTDVYTRIGEKGETASWDLYLQELEPEQLDDFDFNPLDTTKIWPEKLVSSRKIGRMVLNRVPDNFFEETEQAAFAPSNLIPGIEPSEDRMLQGRLFSYADTQRYRLGVNAYRIPVNAPKNVEINNHEQHGQLRTTSTNRDVNYQPSRRLDLNEDPAYRYSSKPLAGMTQQIPFYKEQNFKQAGEFFRNLDKQGRKNLINNMGGALASVPEEEIRVIISAFMYNADKDYGTGVAKLAKVSISQVRAEAKALIDEQAARAAKAKKVAESLTALMQ